CTTGTTGCGGCAGAAAAAGTAACGCCATCGGTGAGTACATAAACTCCATTTTTCCAATCCACCGGATCGGCAAGGTTTAAGGCATAGGCCAAAACCAGTCCGGTGTACAAATCGCCACCACCGTTGTTGCGCATATCAATAATTAGCTGGCGTATCTGATGTTCAAAGATATAAGTCACCAGTTCTTCGCCAATTACTTGCATATTTTCGAAGCCCGGGTATTTCTCAAAATGAATGTAAAGCGCATTGGTATTTTCTACGGGAGCAAACCAGAACGAATCAAGTGCGGCTGTTTGCGGTTTTTTTATTTGAGGAACAACGATGTTCATTTCAATGTATTCCGTATTATTCTCAGGGCGTAGAGCAGTTATTTCCTCCCGAAAAATCCGGGCATTGTCTGTTTCAAAAGTAAAGGTTGCCTTGTTGCTTTGTTTTATCAGACCGAGTTGAAAAAGAATTTCGCTGATTTTAAAATATTGGGCGGTCCTTACCATTTCTGATTGTTTGTTTTCTACAAATTGTGCTACCTGGCTAATTTTTTTGGTGGCTACCGAAATAGGACTATCACTAACCATTACCAGTTTTTTTCCTAAAAGGTGACTGTATTGTTCTCTCGCTTTGACGATTCGCCAATCTCCATCAAACCATTTTATCTCAAAAGGGAAATAGTGTTTTTCAATATTTTGCAATGAAATAGCAGTGTGCCCGTCGCCAATCTTTCGTGTCAGCTTCATAAGGTCGAGCACTATTTCCATATCAGAT
Above is a genomic segment from uncultured Draconibacterium sp. containing:
- a CDS encoding S41 family peptidase, with the protein product MNKFPYILTLIFSFLVFSISAQNRLSEWEHDLEYFHQELEKKHIDLYNKVSKDEFVTELQLIKNSIHLKSDMEIVLDLMKLTRKIGDGHTAISLQNIEKHYFPFEIKWFDGDWRIVKAREQYSHLLGKKLVMVSDSPISVATKKISQVAQFVENKQSEMVRTAQYFKISEILFQLGLIKQSNKATFTFETDNARIFREEITALRPENNTEYIEMNIVVPQIKKPQTAALDSFWFAPVENTNALYIHFEKYPGFENMQVIGEELVTYIFEHQIRQLIIDMRNNGGGDLYTGLVLAYALNLADPVDWKNGVYVLTDGVTFSAATSNAALFKQLLNAKIIGEETGSNPTGYQDMDTFKLPNSNLVVCYSKRLFKIQGIANQGLQPDVKVHYSWESYSKGTDNMLEWVISTISRK